A single Paraburkholderia sp. D15 DNA region contains:
- a CDS encoding YrhB domain-containing protein, with product MELTAEQAKEVAQRAITKAGWEGCDAVVVDEYTQEFDVGWVFYYQSARFLETGEHGFSLVGNAPIFVSRVGEYSAFISYLRPVVESIEAFRVCGNANA from the coding sequence ATGGAACTTACAGCCGAGCAAGCAAAGGAAGTTGCCCAACGTGCCATCACCAAGGCAGGTTGGGAAGGCTGCGACGCGGTTGTTGTCGACGAATACACCCAAGAGTTCGATGTCGGCTGGGTCTTCTACTATCAGTCAGCGCGTTTTCTCGAAACGGGAGAACATGGTTTCTCGCTGGTCGGAAACGCTCCCATCTTCGTGAGTCGCGTGGGGGAGTATTCCGCCTTCATCAGCTACCTTAGACCCGTTGTCGAATCCATCGAAGCCTTCCGCGTCTGCGGAAATGCAAACGCGTAG
- a CDS encoding peroxiredoxin-like family protein, whose product MSLQDKLDAFRANFEAGGPPYNAPSHIHEPMHRATRELIESGAAGRALKVGDKAPAFTLNDAEGTSHSSADFLACGPLIMTFYRGVWCPYCNFDLQALQASLPQLESRGAQLVAISPQTAPNSRRSQRENHVSFPILSDPGNEVAAAFGIRFKLPDYLADLYKTVFKNDLAVANGEASWTLPMPARFVIGQDGVILYAEVNPDYTRRPDPEELLPVLDRVKIDAA is encoded by the coding sequence ATGTCACTGCAAGACAAGCTCGACGCATTCCGTGCCAACTTCGAAGCTGGCGGCCCTCCTTATAATGCTCCGTCACATATCCACGAGCCGATGCACCGCGCCACACGCGAACTGATCGAATCCGGCGCAGCTGGACGGGCGCTGAAGGTGGGAGACAAGGCCCCAGCCTTTACCCTGAATGATGCTGAAGGAACGTCCCATTCGTCCGCAGATTTCCTCGCATGCGGGCCGCTGATCATGACGTTCTACCGCGGCGTCTGGTGCCCATACTGCAACTTCGATTTACAGGCATTGCAGGCATCGCTCCCGCAACTCGAAAGCCGAGGCGCCCAACTCGTAGCGATTTCACCGCAGACCGCTCCAAACAGTCGACGTAGCCAGCGGGAGAACCATGTAAGCTTCCCCATCCTGTCAGATCCGGGCAATGAAGTCGCCGCGGCATTCGGTATCCGATTCAAGTTGCCGGACTACCTGGCGGATCTGTACAAGACCGTTTTCAAAAACGATCTCGCTGTTGCGAACGGCGAGGCAAGCTGGACGCTGCCGATGCCCGCGCGATTCGTCATCGGTCAAGACGGAGTAATTCTCTACGCGGAGGTCAACCCGGACTATACGCGCCGGCCTGACCCCGAAGAGCTGTTGCCCGTGCTTGATCGCGTCAAAATTGACGCAGCGTAA
- a CDS encoding alkene reductase, whose translation MSKLFSPTAIGPYEIAHRVVLAPLTRMRSEAGDIPGELMVHYYRQRASKGGFMIAEASPVSRRGIAYAGAPGIYGDHQIAGWRRVTDAVHAAGSIIFLQLWHSGRQSHPDIIDGETPIAPSALRAEGVGFSRNGEIEFAMPRALELDEIPELIGQFRRASERAMEAGFDGVELHSANGYLADQFLQDGSNIRTDAYGGTMEKRARFLLEVVEAMTSVWGGNRTAVRVSPSGKFGGMFDSDPKATFSYVTEAMNRFGLAYLHVIEPRIKGTEEIEDGAQPVATAMLREIFQGSIMAAGGFDRDSAEAIIESGAADTVAFGRAFLANPDLPERFRKNLQLNAYDRSTFYGGDHRGYLDYPFYTDWATA comes from the coding sequence ATGAGCAAGCTTTTTAGTCCAACGGCAATCGGTCCTTACGAGATTGCCCATCGTGTGGTTCTGGCTCCCCTGACGAGAATGCGCTCCGAGGCGGGCGACATACCCGGGGAGTTGATGGTTCATTACTACCGGCAGCGCGCCAGCAAGGGCGGCTTCATGATTGCCGAAGCTTCGCCAGTCTCAAGGCGCGGGATTGCGTATGCCGGTGCTCCGGGGATTTATGGTGATCATCAGATCGCGGGATGGCGTAGGGTCACAGACGCCGTGCATGCCGCTGGCTCGATTATTTTTCTCCAGCTTTGGCACAGCGGCCGCCAGTCTCACCCCGACATCATCGACGGCGAAACGCCCATCGCCCCTTCCGCGCTGCGCGCCGAGGGCGTTGGTTTCTCCAGGAATGGAGAGATCGAATTTGCGATGCCGCGTGCGCTCGAACTCGACGAGATACCTGAGCTCATCGGACAGTTTCGCCGGGCATCGGAACGTGCGATGGAAGCCGGGTTCGATGGCGTCGAGTTGCACTCGGCTAACGGCTATCTCGCCGATCAGTTCCTGCAAGACGGCAGCAACATCCGAACCGACGCTTATGGCGGAACGATGGAGAAGCGCGCCCGGTTCCTTCTTGAAGTCGTGGAAGCCATGACATCTGTCTGGGGTGGGAATCGAACCGCCGTTCGGGTCTCGCCGAGCGGAAAATTTGGCGGGATGTTCGACAGCGATCCGAAAGCGACATTCTCCTACGTGACAGAAGCGATGAACCGCTTCGGCCTTGCCTATCTTCACGTCATCGAGCCGCGCATTAAAGGCACCGAGGAAATCGAGGACGGTGCACAACCCGTCGCCACCGCCATGCTGCGTGAAATCTTCCAGGGGTCAATCATGGCAGCCGGCGGTTTCGATCGCGACAGCGCCGAAGCCATCATTGAATCGGGTGCGGCCGACACAGTCGCGTTCGGACGCGCTTTCCTCGCGAACCCGGATCTCCCGGAACGATTCCGGAAAAACCTGCAACTCAACGCCTACGACCGCTCGACATTCTATGGCGGCGATCACCGCGGTTATCTCGACTATCCCTTTTACACCGATTGGGCAACTGCCTGA
- a CDS encoding LysR family transcriptional regulator → MDRFTTMEAFVRIIETGSFSAAARQLRVGQPSISKAIAQLEERLGTRLLSRSTRGLSPTEAGQGFYERARRALEEANEADLAATGAGTGLTGRLRFSATVTFARLHVMPVLPAFLEAHPALTVEAILDDRSVDLIEENIDIALRMGDPKSVTVIGKRIATSKRVVVATSRYLDRHGTPERPADLPDFPAVIYAQGGGGETWTFRNGAKSEVVTLKNMISSTAAEGVREAVFAGMGLAVATEWMFQPDIDNHRVETVLSDWTLPSLDLWAVYPAGRQTTAKARAFAAFISECLAKTPFTPVG, encoded by the coding sequence GTGGACAGATTCACCACCATGGAAGCATTCGTGCGCATCATCGAAACGGGTTCCTTTTCGGCAGCAGCGCGCCAACTCCGGGTTGGTCAGCCCTCTATATCAAAAGCGATTGCGCAGCTTGAAGAACGACTGGGAACGCGACTGCTCTCACGCTCGACACGAGGGCTATCGCCGACTGAAGCAGGGCAAGGGTTTTATGAGCGGGCGCGGCGCGCGCTCGAAGAAGCAAACGAAGCGGACCTGGCAGCAACTGGAGCAGGGACTGGACTGACAGGGCGTTTGCGCTTCAGTGCAACGGTGACGTTTGCCCGGCTACACGTCATGCCGGTGCTACCCGCGTTTCTCGAGGCACATCCTGCACTTACCGTCGAAGCAATTCTTGACGACCGCAGCGTCGATCTGATCGAAGAGAACATCGACATTGCGCTGCGGATGGGCGATCCAAAGTCGGTGACGGTAATCGGGAAGCGGATTGCCACGTCAAAGCGCGTGGTCGTTGCGACTTCCCGCTATCTCGATCGGCATGGCACGCCTGAGCGGCCGGCCGATCTACCTGACTTCCCGGCGGTCATCTATGCGCAAGGCGGCGGAGGTGAGACATGGACTTTCAGGAATGGCGCAAAGTCGGAGGTCGTGACGCTCAAGAACATGATCAGCTCCACCGCAGCGGAGGGCGTGCGTGAGGCCGTTTTTGCAGGTATGGGATTGGCTGTCGCCACGGAGTGGATGTTCCAGCCGGATATCGATAACCATCGCGTGGAAACGGTTCTTAGCGATTGGACGCTTCCCTCACTGGATCTTTGGGCCGTGTATCCAGCAGGGCGTCAAACTACTGCGAAGGCTCGCGCCTTTGCTGCTTTCATCAGTGAGTGTCTGGCAAAAACACCTTTTACGCCTGTCGGGTAG